A stretch of the Archangium violaceum genome encodes the following:
- a CDS encoding TetR/AcrR family transcriptional regulator C-terminal domain-containing protein, with protein sequence MKASTRTREPLSRERILAAALRLVEQHGVEALSMRNLATELGVEAMSLYNHVANKDAVLDGITEVVLSRMDVPPPTSDWRHDARALGAAFRREALAHPRTAPLCLTRQLQSGPSLPLTETALDILRRAGFDAKGAVHALRALLAYLVGTLLRDVGAGPTFSGLDPAGMAERERVLVATGLPRVTESAAYLSVCRHEAEYGFGLELMIDALGQQLSPGYSKTPGSPSAPREP encoded by the coding sequence ATGAAGGCAAGCACCCGGACCCGAGAGCCGTTGTCACGTGAGAGGATTCTGGCCGCCGCTCTGCGCCTGGTGGAGCAGCACGGCGTCGAGGCGCTCAGCATGCGCAATCTGGCCACCGAGCTCGGGGTCGAGGCGATGTCGCTGTACAACCACGTCGCCAACAAGGACGCGGTGCTCGACGGCATCACCGAGGTCGTGCTCTCGCGCATGGACGTCCCCCCGCCGACGTCTGACTGGCGCCACGACGCCCGCGCCCTGGGGGCGGCCTTTCGGCGTGAGGCCCTGGCGCACCCTCGCACGGCCCCGCTGTGCCTCACGCGCCAGCTCCAGTCGGGACCCTCGCTCCCTCTCACGGAGACCGCGCTCGACATCCTCCGGCGTGCCGGGTTCGACGCCAAGGGGGCGGTGCACGCCTTGCGCGCCCTCCTGGCCTACCTGGTCGGGACCCTGCTGCGTGACGTCGGCGCCGGCCCCACGTTCAGCGGACTGGATCCCGCGGGCATGGCCGAGCGCGAGCGGGTGCTGGTCGCGACGGGCCTCCCGCGTGTCACCGAGTCCGCCGCGTACCTGTCCGTCTGTCGGCACGAGGCGGAATACGGCTTCGGCCTCGAGTTGATGATCGACGCCCTCGGCCAGCAGCTGTCTCCGGGGTATTCCAAGACACCCGGGTCACCGTCAGCACCACGAGAGCCCTGA
- a CDS encoding DUF4082 domain-containing protein yields MRLRQSLTVILAVLLLAALPRCAPPEPADESVPSTQTSRALTPGGGLRFMTYNIKHGELSSLDSIASVIKGQSPDLVVLQEVDVLTNRSGKVDQAARLGQLTGLGSAFIPSLLSYDGGQYGLAVLSRYPIRSTQRIPLRSAAEQRVLGLVEVELDATHVIPVAVTHFGTTGATERLEQAEDVKAALAGRPWALLGGDLNASPSESGITSLKALLSDAWTRGGSGSGYTHDASIPTRRIDYVMLGSAWTSPVTAAVVGATSQSDHRPVVATLILPWSQTLFGDRVPANAVEEADTRAVELGVRFRGNVSGTIHALRFYRGTGNASGYVARLWSGTGTLLAQVSVSDGRIPGWQEAVLPTPVPISANTLYVASYHTSNGRFARDPSGLASAVTSGNLTAPASASVGGNGVYAYGAGGFPASSYKDTNYWVDVRFVPSP; encoded by the coding sequence ATGCGCCTCCGGCAATCCCTCACAGTCATCCTGGCCGTCCTGCTCCTCGCCGCCCTTCCCCGGTGCGCGCCACCGGAGCCCGCGGACGAGTCCGTGCCGTCCACCCAGACCTCGCGGGCCCTCACCCCGGGCGGCGGGCTGCGGTTCATGACGTACAACATCAAGCACGGTGAGCTGAGCAGCCTCGACAGCATCGCCAGCGTCATCAAGGGCCAGTCACCGGACCTCGTCGTGCTGCAGGAGGTGGATGTCCTCACCAACCGCTCCGGCAAGGTGGACCAGGCCGCGCGGCTGGGGCAGCTCACGGGGCTGGGCTCGGCCTTCATCCCCTCGCTGCTCAGCTACGACGGCGGGCAGTACGGCCTCGCGGTGTTGTCGCGCTACCCCATCCGCTCCACCCAGCGCATTCCCCTGCGCTCCGCCGCGGAGCAGCGCGTGCTCGGCCTGGTGGAGGTGGAGCTCGATGCGACGCACGTCATCCCCGTGGCCGTCACCCACTTCGGCACCACCGGCGCCACGGAGCGGCTCGAGCAGGCGGAGGATGTCAAGGCCGCCCTGGCGGGCAGGCCATGGGCCCTGCTCGGCGGCGACCTCAACGCCTCCCCTTCCGAGTCTGGCATCACCAGCCTGAAGGCGCTGCTCTCGGACGCGTGGACGCGCGGCGGCTCGGGCAGCGGCTACACCCATGACGCGAGCATCCCCACGCGCCGCATCGACTACGTGATGCTCGGCTCCGCGTGGACGTCGCCCGTGACGGCGGCCGTCGTGGGCGCGACGTCGCAGTCGGACCACCGGCCGGTGGTGGCCACGCTCATCCTCCCCTGGAGCCAGACGCTCTTCGGAGACCGCGTGCCCGCCAATGCCGTCGAGGAGGCGGACACCCGCGCCGTGGAGCTGGGCGTGCGCTTCCGCGGCAACGTCTCCGGCACCATCCACGCGCTGCGCTTCTACCGGGGCACCGGCAACGCCAGCGGCTACGTCGCCCGCCTCTGGAGTGGCACGGGCACCCTGCTCGCCCAGGTGTCCGTGAGCGACGGCCGCATCCCCGGGTGGCAGGAGGCCGTCCTGCCCACGCCCGTCCCCATCAGCGCCAACACGCTCTACGTGGCCTCGTACCACACGTCCAACGGCCGCTTCGCGAGAGACCCGTCCGGGCTCGCGAGCGCCGTCACCAGCGGCAACCTGACGGCCCCCGCCAGCGCGAGCGTGGGAGGCAACGGCGTCTATGCGTACGGCGCCGGCGGCTTCCCCGCGAGCAGCTACAAGGACACCAACTACTGGGTGGACGTCCGCTTCGTGCCGTCCCCCTGA
- a CDS encoding DUF1772 domain-containing protein has translation MTGTPLLVLTWLSALGSGVVAGVFFAFSAFVMGGLARLPPAQGLLAMQSINVTATTPAFMSVFFGTAVAALGAAVLGPRSWQTPGAVYLWVGCGLYVLGVVGVTAACNVPRNHALAAVDPVQVDAARLWTGYVSGWTAWNHVRTVAALAATVCFILALRASAGAQSPG, from the coding sequence ATGACCGGAACCCCGCTCCTCGTATTGACGTGGCTGTCGGCGCTCGGCTCGGGCGTGGTGGCTGGAGTCTTCTTCGCCTTCTCCGCGTTCGTGATGGGAGGCCTTGCCCGGCTGCCGCCCGCGCAGGGCCTCCTGGCGATGCAGTCCATCAACGTCACCGCGACGACGCCGGCGTTCATGTCCGTGTTCTTCGGAACGGCCGTGGCCGCGCTGGGCGCCGCGGTGCTCGGACCGCGCTCATGGCAGACGCCGGGCGCGGTGTACCTGTGGGTGGGGTGTGGGCTGTACGTGCTCGGCGTCGTCGGAGTGACAGCCGCGTGCAACGTGCCCAGGAACCATGCGCTCGCGGCCGTCGACCCGGTGCAGGTGGACGCCGCCCGCCTGTGGACGGGCTACGTGTCGGGCTGGACGGCGTGGAACCACGTGAGGACGGTGGCGGCGCTCGCGGCCACGGTGTGCTTCATCCTCGCGCTCCGCGCATCCGCGGGGGCGCAGTCACCCGGCTGA
- a CDS encoding NAD(P)-dependent oxidoreductase, whose amino-acid sequence MKVLVVGATGGSGRAAIEVLLSAGHDVTAFARRPRALQLSSPRLNIVTGDAANPEDVEHAVRGQDAVIVTLGISENPLTVRMRGSSRTPMDVRSVGTRNVIAAMRKHGVRKLVVQTTYGVGETWGRLSLKWKLLFSLLLKPQIADTEVQEREVRESGLDWVLARPVGLTDEADAGAPFASPEGEARGMSVSRRSVGRFLVEAAEGAKYIGKSVALSAA is encoded by the coding sequence ATGAAAGTCCTGGTCGTGGGTGCAACGGGAGGTTCTGGCCGCGCGGCCATCGAGGTGCTGCTGTCCGCGGGGCATGACGTGACGGCCTTTGCCCGGAGGCCGCGGGCGCTCCAGCTGTCGTCCCCGAGGTTGAATATCGTCACGGGGGACGCGGCGAACCCCGAGGACGTCGAGCACGCGGTGCGGGGGCAGGACGCGGTGATCGTCACGCTCGGCATCAGCGAGAACCCATTGACGGTCCGGATGCGCGGCAGCTCGAGGACGCCGATGGACGTGCGCTCGGTGGGGACGCGAAACGTCATCGCCGCGATGCGGAAGCACGGCGTGCGCAAGCTGGTGGTGCAGACCACGTACGGAGTGGGAGAGACGTGGGGCCGGCTGTCGCTCAAGTGGAAGCTGCTGTTCTCGCTGCTCCTGAAGCCGCAGATCGCCGACACCGAGGTGCAGGAGCGGGAGGTGCGCGAGAGCGGGCTCGACTGGGTGCTCGCGCGGCCCGTCGGGCTGACGGACGAGGCGGACGCGGGTGCGCCCTTCGCCTCACCGGAGGGCGAGGCCCGTGGGATGAGCGTCTCGCGCAGGAGCGTGGGCCGCTTCCTCGTCGAGGCGGCGGAGGGCGCGAAGTACATCGGGAAGTCGGTGGCCCTCTCGGCCGCGTGA
- a CDS encoding AraC family transcriptional regulator, whose amino-acid sequence MVDKQLWAPVDPLGEALHFLRMTGSFYCQSELSAPWGLALPPMPGCMWFHVLTAGRCSLEVEGGAPVVLSPGDLALVPHGEGHRLWTEPRVPTPLAHDLPQQQLSERYSVLRHGGGGAPSTLVCGAVRFDHPAAHAMVKLLPRVIHLDAASSAHGEWMESTLRLMATEAKALRPGGETVITRLADILVVQAIRSWIQQDPAAQTGWLGALQDKQLGRAIMLIHREPARAWTLSALAREVGMSRSVFAARFTELVGEPAMHYVARWRMHVAVTWLREDTAGLGELASRLGYQSEAAFSRAFKRFMGVSPGALRRDPEAASKPRPQRPPARA is encoded by the coding sequence ATGGTGGACAAGCAGCTCTGGGCCCCCGTGGACCCGCTCGGCGAGGCCCTGCACTTCCTGCGGATGACGGGCAGCTTCTACTGCCAGTCGGAGCTCTCCGCGCCATGGGGGCTGGCACTGCCGCCCATGCCCGGGTGCATGTGGTTCCACGTCCTGACGGCGGGCCGGTGCTCGCTCGAGGTCGAGGGCGGCGCGCCCGTCGTCCTGAGTCCGGGGGACCTCGCGCTCGTGCCGCACGGCGAGGGTCACCGGCTCTGGACCGAGCCGCGCGTCCCCACGCCCCTGGCCCATGACCTTCCGCAGCAGCAGCTCAGCGAGCGCTATTCCGTCCTCCGGCACGGGGGCGGCGGTGCGCCGAGCACGCTCGTCTGCGGCGCCGTCCGCTTCGACCACCCCGCCGCGCACGCGATGGTGAAGCTCCTGCCCCGGGTGATTCACCTGGACGCCGCGAGCTCGGCGCACGGGGAGTGGATGGAGAGCACGCTTCGGCTGATGGCGACCGAGGCGAAGGCGCTGCGCCCCGGCGGAGAGACGGTCATCACCCGGCTGGCGGACATCCTGGTGGTGCAGGCCATCCGCTCGTGGATTCAGCAGGATCCGGCCGCGCAGACGGGGTGGCTCGGCGCGCTGCAGGACAAGCAGCTGGGCCGTGCCATCATGCTCATCCACCGGGAGCCGGCGCGCGCCTGGACGCTGTCCGCGCTCGCGCGCGAGGTCGGGATGTCGCGCTCGGTCTTCGCGGCGCGCTTCACCGAGCTCGTCGGCGAGCCCGCCATGCACTACGTCGCGCGCTGGCGGATGCACGTGGCCGTCACCTGGCTCAGGGAGGACACGGCGGGGCTCGGCGAGCTCGCGAGCCGCCTCGGCTACCAGTCCGAGGCGGCCTTCAGCCGGGCCTTCAAGCGTTTCATGGGCGTGTCGCCAGGCGCGCTGAGACGTGACCCGGAGGCCGCCTCCAAGCCCCGCCCCCAACGGCCTCCCGCCCGCGCCTGA
- a CDS encoding SDR family oxidoreductase, which produces MTIQPSHDVSDVVLVTGATGNVGRHVVQQLLAAGVPVRAASRRPESVNLPGRVEVVGADLTQAATLPAALAGVRKVFLYAEPRGIDGFVAAARAAGVKHVVLLSSSAVVAADAETNPIARLHLDVERPLEASGIPWTFIRPGAFATNSLMWAHSIRSDGVVRTPYPESHSTPIHEEDLAEVAVRALLDPGHENASYVLSGPESLTQRRQVELIAEAIGRPVRLEVITPARAREEMSRVMPPMAVDVLLRYQALSDGVPLPVRATARDVTGRPARPFARWARDHASDFR; this is translated from the coding sequence ATGACGATCCAACCTTCTCATGATGTGTCAGATGTCGTTCTGGTCACTGGAGCGACGGGCAATGTCGGCCGGCATGTCGTCCAGCAATTGCTCGCCGCCGGGGTCCCGGTCCGGGCGGCCAGCCGACGGCCCGAATCGGTGAACCTGCCCGGACGAGTGGAGGTCGTCGGCGCCGACCTCACCCAAGCCGCGACTCTGCCCGCCGCGCTGGCCGGTGTGCGCAAGGTCTTCCTCTATGCCGAGCCGCGGGGCATCGACGGCTTCGTCGCCGCGGCCAGGGCCGCCGGGGTGAAGCACGTGGTGTTGCTGTCCTCCAGCGCCGTCGTGGCGGCCGACGCGGAGACGAACCCGATTGCCCGACTCCACCTCGACGTGGAACGACCGCTCGAGGCATCCGGGATTCCCTGGACGTTCATCCGGCCCGGGGCCTTCGCCACGAACTCGCTGATGTGGGCGCACTCGATTCGCTCCGACGGCGTCGTCCGGACGCCCTACCCCGAATCGCACAGCACGCCGATTCATGAGGAGGACCTCGCCGAAGTCGCGGTGCGGGCGCTGCTCGACCCCGGACACGAGAACGCGAGTTACGTCCTCAGCGGGCCGGAGTCGCTGACCCAACGGCGCCAGGTGGAGCTCATCGCCGAGGCAATCGGTCGTCCGGTGCGGTTGGAGGTCATCACGCCCGCGCGAGCGCGCGAAGAGATGAGCCGAGTCATGCCGCCAATGGCCGTGGACGTGCTGCTGCGGTACCAGGCCCTGTCCGACGGTGTCCCCCTGCCCGTGCGGGCCACCGCGCGCGATGTCACGGGGCGGCCGGCACGCCCATTCGCCAGGTGGGCCCGGGACCACGCCAGCGACTTCCGCTAA
- a CDS encoding ISAs1 family transposase: MRASLTSSAAQPVLDQKLLEGKQGEATAFPELFKRVVEKFGRHFEYVTVDAGMTSAANARVVREAGKHYLMALKENFHRLHDKAWVALAVAPVKVRTRERTSGEWVERELRVVDKPPEEDFPGAQQWVWVRQTRTRDGELPKVETRLFLTSIPTGQLSPERMLTLVRRHWGIENGPNWTADVVLEEDSASPSLRGNAPLVLSWLRLLAYNLLALVRTHLPTRDKRPQSFARTMEVLYQGLLGLAVLPESLATLA, translated from the coding sequence CTGCGCGCCAGTCTCACCAGCAGCGCGGCCCAGCCGGTGCTCGACCAGAAGTTGCTGGAAGGCAAGCAGGGAGAGGCGACGGCGTTCCCGGAGTTGTTCAAACGGGTGGTGGAGAAGTTCGGGCGGCATTTCGAGTACGTGACAGTGGACGCGGGAATGACGAGCGCGGCCAATGCGCGGGTGGTGAGGGAGGCGGGCAAGCACTACCTGATGGCGCTCAAGGAGAACTTCCACCGGCTACATGACAAGGCGTGGGTGGCGCTGGCGGTGGCGCCAGTGAAGGTGCGCACGCGCGAGCGGACGAGCGGGGAGTGGGTGGAGAGGGAGTTGAGGGTGGTGGACAAGCCGCCAGAGGAGGACTTTCCCGGCGCCCAGCAATGGGTATGGGTGAGGCAGACGCGAACCAGAGACGGCGAGCTGCCGAAGGTGGAGACGCGGCTGTTCCTCACCTCCATTCCCACAGGGCAACTGTCCCCGGAGCGGATGCTGACGTTGGTACGCCGGCACTGGGGGATTGAGAACGGGCCCAACTGGACAGCGGACGTGGTGCTGGAGGAGGACAGCGCCTCGCCCAGCCTGCGAGGCAATGCACCCCTGGTACTCAGCTGGCTGCGTTTGCTGGCCTACAACCTGCTGGCCCTGGTGCGCACGCACCTGCCGACTCGCGACAAACGGCCCCAAAGCTTCGCACGCACCATGGAGGTGCTCTACCAGGGCCTGTTGGGTCTGGCCGTGCTGCCCGAGAGTCTGGCCACACTTGCCTGA
- the fabG gene encoding 3-oxoacyl-ACP reductase FabG, with protein MLAESLKGKSVIVTGASKGIGKGIARVFARHGAKVLVVARDLQAAETTAREFVADGGTASGFSADVTRLEDMEKMAQAAAERHGGIDVLCANAGIFPQVKMEEMSPETWDEVMATNLKGTFLSVKACIPYLKKSDQGRIVITSSITGPVTGFPGWTHYGATKAGQLGFMRTACMELAKYRITVNAVLPGNIVTEGLEKLGPEYMKGMAAAVPLGTLGEVEDIGHAALFFASREAGYISGQTLIVDGGQVLPESPDALRQM; from the coding sequence ATGTTGGCGGAATCGCTCAAGGGAAAATCGGTCATCGTCACCGGCGCAAGCAAGGGCATTGGCAAGGGAATCGCCCGGGTCTTCGCGCGGCACGGCGCCAAGGTGCTGGTGGTCGCGCGCGATCTCCAGGCGGCCGAGACGACGGCGCGGGAATTCGTCGCGGACGGTGGCACCGCTAGCGGCTTTTCCGCTGACGTGACCCGGTTGGAGGACATGGAGAAGATGGCCCAGGCAGCGGCCGAGCGTCATGGCGGAATCGACGTGCTGTGCGCCAATGCCGGCATCTTTCCGCAGGTGAAGATGGAGGAGATGTCGCCGGAAACCTGGGACGAGGTGATGGCGACCAACCTCAAGGGCACCTTCCTCTCGGTGAAGGCCTGCATCCCCTATCTGAAGAAATCCGACCAGGGGCGCATCGTCATCACCTCTTCCATCACCGGCCCGGTGACCGGCTTTCCCGGCTGGACCCATTACGGCGCCACCAAGGCCGGGCAACTGGGCTTCATGCGCACCGCGTGCATGGAGCTCGCGAAATACCGCATCACGGTCAATGCCGTGCTGCCCGGCAACATCGTGACCGAGGGCCTCGAGAAGCTGGGCCCGGAGTACATGAAGGGCATGGCGGCGGCGGTGCCGCTCGGCACGCTGGGCGAGGTCGAGGATATCGGCCATGCCGCCCTGTTCTTCGCCAGCCGCGAGGCCGGCTACATCTCCGGCCAGACGCTCATCGTGGATGGCGGTCAGGTCCTCCCTGAATCGCCGGACGCGCTGAGGCAGATGTAA
- a CDS encoding EamA family transporter has translation MAISFAFASLLTLGKWLVRREDIGRHLRQPAAVWLTGVGGLFGYHFLYFLALKTPPPVEANLINYLWPLLIVLF, from the coding sequence GTGGCCATCTCCTTCGCCTTCGCCTCCCTGCTGACGCTCGGCAAGTGGCTGGTGCGGCGAGAGGACATCGGGCGCCACCTGCGCCAGCCGGCCGCGGTGTGGCTGACGGGCGTGGGCGGGCTGTTCGGCTACCACTTCCTCTACTTCCTGGCCCTGAAGACGCCGCCGCCCGTGGAGGCCAACCTCATCAACTACCTGTGGCCGCTGCTCATCGTGCTCTTCTAA
- a CDS encoding B12-binding domain-containing radical SAM protein — protein MHGRRVLSPVLLLGAGTGEATCGILYLAGYLRRGGIEAFVRLYDGDETEDEVARSLEALVARVRPRLVGISLKWFHHVHRALLLARTLREIDPDIRIVVGGNTASYWWRELHAFDCIDHIVLGDGERPLLALCQGEPSPPNCVTKGPDGSPRRLPLEYVQGATNSEDVYYSHFNDIFLSHQDRHAFSGWVAPGKGCGENCLYCGGARGNQKAAFGRAKPFLRSEESVRRDHQEIAHRTWQFRYDFAGSSAAFLQGTWAGVDLSRHSCMYFLWGVARMELIDALAQTFEHVHMVLDIGCFSEQQRHEQMRRGLLKPCASDQQLLEIIDGCRRYKNLDVEVSGIAGLPFASAATLEEEVRLVERVIALDCLVGYQRLEAQPGALATEHPTRFDMVSEARTFTEFLEYFEQREPGDVSVPMLRFRDAALERAVQRTSEHVDALARTHEEKKQRIAINGRTRLKNTAPSTLRFKLGDWLGAHRVPAKVAQEQVTVVRSVNGTGLACAPSLSPRRFTDPTLDQGEDGRILLTTLAAFEQPTTVASAVAQLGATLKLDPHSAREVIEHLVDGRFLQPA, from the coding sequence ATGCATGGCCGTCGCGTCCTCTCTCCAGTCCTGCTGCTCGGCGCCGGAACCGGCGAGGCCACCTGTGGGATTCTCTATCTCGCGGGCTACCTGCGGCGCGGTGGGATCGAGGCCTTCGTCCGGCTCTACGACGGGGACGAAACCGAGGACGAGGTGGCGCGCTCGCTCGAAGCGCTGGTGGCCCGCGTGCGCCCCCGGCTCGTCGGCATCAGCCTCAAATGGTTCCACCACGTCCACCGCGCGCTGCTCCTGGCTCGGACGTTGCGTGAGATCGACCCCGACATCCGGATCGTCGTGGGTGGCAACACCGCCTCGTACTGGTGGCGGGAGCTGCACGCGTTCGACTGTATCGATCATATCGTCCTGGGCGACGGCGAGCGGCCGCTGCTGGCGCTCTGCCAGGGAGAACCGTCCCCACCCAACTGTGTCACCAAGGGGCCGGACGGCTCCCCGAGGCGGTTGCCACTCGAGTACGTGCAAGGCGCCACGAACAGCGAGGACGTCTACTACTCGCACTTCAATGACATCTTCCTGAGCCACCAGGATCGCCACGCCTTCTCGGGGTGGGTCGCGCCCGGCAAGGGGTGCGGTGAGAACTGCCTCTATTGCGGTGGGGCCCGCGGCAACCAGAAGGCGGCATTCGGACGCGCGAAGCCATTTCTGCGCTCCGAGGAGAGTGTGCGCCGCGACCACCAGGAGATCGCCCACCGGACGTGGCAGTTCCGCTACGACTTCGCGGGAAGCTCGGCGGCGTTCCTGCAAGGCACCTGGGCGGGGGTCGATCTCTCACGCCACTCCTGTATGTATTTCCTGTGGGGAGTGGCCCGGATGGAGCTCATCGATGCCCTGGCCCAGACCTTCGAGCACGTCCACATGGTGCTCGACATCGGCTGCTTCTCGGAACAGCAGCGGCACGAGCAGATGCGTCGTGGCCTGCTCAAGCCGTGTGCCTCGGACCAGCAACTCCTGGAGATCATCGACGGCTGCCGCCGTTACAAGAACCTGGACGTCGAGGTCTCTGGAATCGCGGGCCTGCCCTTCGCCAGCGCCGCCACGCTCGAGGAGGAGGTGCGCCTGGTGGAGCGGGTGATCGCCCTCGACTGCCTGGTGGGCTACCAGCGGCTCGAAGCGCAGCCCGGGGCGCTCGCCACCGAGCACCCCACGCGGTTCGACATGGTGAGCGAAGCGCGAACGTTCACGGAGTTCCTCGAGTACTTCGAGCAGCGCGAGCCCGGTGATGTGTCGGTGCCGATGCTGCGCTTCCGCGACGCGGCGCTCGAGCGGGCGGTGCAGCGCACGTCGGAGCACGTGGATGCCCTCGCGAGGACGCACGAAGAGAAGAAGCAGAGGATCGCGATCAACGGACGCACGCGACTGAAGAACACCGCCCCCTCGACGCTTCGGTTCAAGCTCGGTGATTGGTTGGGAGCTCATCGAGTCCCCGCGAAGGTGGCGCAGGAGCAGGTGACCGTCGTCCGGTCGGTGAACGGAACGGGCCTGGCCTGTGCACCTTCGCTCAGCCCGCGAAGGTTCACCGACCCGACGCTGGATCAGGGCGAGGACGGGAGGATCCTCCTGACCACCCTGGCCGCCTTCGAGCAGCCGACGACGGTCGCCAGCGCGGTGGCGCAGCTGGGGGCGACGTTGAAGCTCGATCCGCACTCGGCGCGCGAGGTCATCGAGCATCTCGTTGACGGACGCTTCCTGCAGCCGGCGTGA
- a CDS encoding RICIN domain-containing protein yields the protein MVLSSVTRLLTPASEGIVGRIRAPLLLLCLALVALPASRAHATGELTFLNPLLENGADPWLQYHNGNYYLATTTWNSQVVMRKAPTLAGLRTAAPVNVWSDTTADRCCSHWAPEFHRLTGPNGTRWYYMYSSGRSGTLDYQHLTVLESAGDDPMGPYSLKGSPMETTWNIDGSYLQLNGNLYLLWSEWDGPDQSLWIARMTNPWTITGPKVNISKPSYSWEIEGGRVNEGPEVLQRNGQTFIVFSASSCNTPYYKLGLLTLTGRDPLSASSWTKSPTPVFQAANGVYGPGHNGFFTSPDGKENWIVYHGNASSSQGCGSTRSTRAQPFSWNSDGTPRFGAPVSTSTALAVPSGEHGPITTAVRGAAYQLVNRNSGLCTGVTGSSGSDGADVAQHACGPTSTEWVLDPTADGYYRLVNRSSNKVLDVADCGTGDGANVRQWAWLNNACQQWQVIPTTEGWFRLQNRHSGKVLDAANCATASGTDIRQWSWQGNNCQQWRLQPVGNLAIVSAQSGKVLDVANCATANGADVRQWPWLNTACQKWTFKHTDNGFYRVVPTHATNSCLAVSSGSTADGANIDQGACSSTHSQWRVDFLADGSVRLVARHSGKVVDLANCGLADGTDIAQWSWLDNTCQRFHLMPE from the coding sequence ATGGTTTTGTCATCCGTCACGAGGCTACTCACGCCCGCATCCGAAGGAATCGTTGGCAGGATTCGTGCCCCGCTGCTCCTGCTCTGCCTGGCACTCGTTGCCCTTCCCGCCTCGAGAGCCCATGCCACGGGGGAGCTCACGTTCCTCAACCCGCTGCTGGAGAATGGAGCGGACCCCTGGTTGCAGTACCACAACGGCAACTACTATCTGGCCACCACGACGTGGAACTCCCAGGTGGTGATGCGCAAGGCACCAACGCTCGCGGGCCTGCGCACCGCGGCCCCCGTCAACGTGTGGTCGGACACGACCGCGGACCGGTGTTGTAGTCACTGGGCACCCGAGTTCCACCGACTCACCGGGCCCAACGGCACCCGCTGGTACTACATGTACAGCTCGGGCCGCAGTGGCACCCTCGACTACCAACATCTCACCGTGCTGGAGAGCGCTGGCGATGACCCGATGGGCCCCTACTCGCTCAAGGGATCGCCGATGGAGACGACCTGGAACATCGACGGCTCCTACCTGCAGCTCAACGGGAATCTCTACCTGCTCTGGTCGGAATGGGATGGCCCGGATCAAAGCCTGTGGATCGCGCGGATGACCAATCCCTGGACGATCACCGGCCCCAAGGTGAACATCTCCAAGCCGAGCTACAGCTGGGAAATCGAGGGCGGCAGGGTCAACGAAGGTCCGGAGGTTTTGCAGCGCAATGGACAGACGTTCATCGTGTTCTCGGCCAGTTCCTGCAACACCCCGTACTACAAGCTGGGCCTGTTGACCCTCACCGGGAGGGATCCGCTCAGCGCCTCGTCCTGGACCAAGTCCCCCACCCCTGTGTTCCAGGCGGCCAACGGCGTCTACGGTCCGGGCCACAATGGATTCTTCACCTCCCCCGATGGCAAGGAGAACTGGATCGTCTACCACGGCAACGCGAGCTCCAGCCAAGGCTGCGGCTCGACACGGTCCACCCGGGCCCAGCCGTTCTCCTGGAACTCCGATGGCACGCCCCGCTTCGGCGCCCCCGTGTCGACCAGCACCGCGCTGGCCGTTCCATCGGGGGAACACGGGCCGATCACCACCGCGGTTCGCGGAGCGGCGTACCAGTTGGTCAACCGCAACAGCGGCCTGTGCACGGGAGTGACCGGCAGTTCCGGCTCGGACGGGGCCGACGTGGCACAGCACGCCTGCGGCCCGACCTCCACCGAATGGGTGCTCGACCCCACCGCGGACGGCTACTACCGGCTGGTCAACCGCTCCAGCAACAAGGTGCTGGATGTGGCGGATTGTGGCACCGGCGACGGCGCCAACGTGCGCCAGTGGGCCTGGTTGAACAACGCCTGCCAGCAATGGCAGGTCATCCCCACCACGGAGGGCTGGTTCCGGCTGCAGAACCGCCACAGCGGCAAGGTGCTCGACGCCGCCAACTGCGCCACCGCCAGCGGCACCGACATCCGTCAATGGAGCTGGCAGGGCAACAACTGCCAACAGTGGCGGCTGCAGCCGGTGGGCAACCTGGCGATCGTCAGCGCGCAGAGCGGCAAGGTGCTCGACGTCGCCAACTGCGCCACCGCCAACGGCGCCGACGTGCGTCAATGGCCCTGGCTCAACACCGCCTGCCAGAAGTGGACCTTCAAGCACACCGACAACGGCTTCTATCGGGTCGTGCCGACCCATGCCACCAACAGCTGCCTCGCGGTCAGCAGCGGCTCCACCGCGGACGGCGCCAACATCGACCAGGGCGCATGCTCGAGCACCCACAGTCAATGGCGCGTTGATTTCCTCGCCGATGGCTCGGTGCGGTTGGTCGCGCGGCACAGCGGCAAGGTCGTCGACCTGGCCAACTGTGGCCTCGCCGACGGCACCGACATCGCCCAGTGGAGCTGGTTGGACAACACCTGCCAACGCTTCCACCTGATGCCGGAGTAG